In the genome of Thermosphaera aggregans DSM 11486, one region contains:
- a CDS encoding flagellin encodes MGESTTITHAILTIVAVLMASLFAAVVIGQLNTVLNVISTSIKSKSDSYRLSITIIHASIDRQANTLYLYAKNTGDVVYSDLSNIDFIVTDYAGKTFFFSTRTGAVHVEEYGSINGVFEKGETVLFQITLSGSYTPPLEVKMVLSNGYSTVYTVG; translated from the coding sequence ATGGGAGAATCGACAACAATAACGCACGCTATACTCACGATAGTAGCGGTGTTAATGGCTTCCCTGTTCGCAGCAGTAGTTATAGGTCAGCTTAACACGGTTTTAAACGTAATTTCAACCAGCATTAAGAGCAAGTCAGACTCTTACAGGTTGAGCATAACCATTATTCATGCGTCAATAGATAGGCAGGCAAACACCCTGTATTTATACGCTAAGAACACGGGCGACGTGGTCTACAGCGATCTATCAAACATCGACTTCATAGTTACGGATTACGCTGGCAAAACCTTTTTCTTCTCAACAAGGACGGGGGCTGTGCACGTAGAGGAGTATGGATCGATAAATGGAGTGTTCGAGAAGGGTGAAACAGTGCTGTTCCAGATAACCCTATCAGGGTCTTATACTCCGCCGCTGGAGGTAAAGATGGTGCTGTCTAATGGTTACTCAACAGTCTACACTGTTGGATGA